The following proteins are encoded in a genomic region of Porphyrobacter sp. CACIAM 03H1:
- a CDS encoding SDR family NAD(P)-dependent oxidoreductase — MTEPLDFTGKRVLVIGGSSGIGNGIAHGFRQRGASVTVTGTRPDFGDYLEAEDSDFTGLDYRQLDLTDREAAGRLAADFGPVDVLVLCQGTVRYGRQEFTREGWDQVVDINLNSVMDAARAFHPALADSKGTIIIVSSVAAFKSTIGTPAYAASKAGAASLTKTLGEAWARDGMRVNGIAPGLVPTKLTSVTTDHPERLEASLRKIPLRRMGTPEDMAGAALFLASPLSAYITGQTLVVDGGLTLS, encoded by the coding sequence ATGACCGAACCGCTCGACTTCACCGGCAAACGCGTCCTCGTCATCGGCGGGTCGAGCGGGATCGGCAATGGCATCGCCCACGGCTTCCGGCAGCGGGGCGCCAGCGTCACTGTCACCGGCACCCGGCCGGATTTCGGGGACTACCTCGAGGCCGAGGATTCGGACTTCACCGGCCTCGACTACCGCCAGCTCGACCTTACCGACCGCGAGGCGGCGGGGCGGCTCGCGGCGGATTTCGGCCCGGTCGACGTGCTGGTGCTCTGCCAGGGCACCGTCCGCTATGGCCGGCAGGAGTTCACCCGCGAGGGCTGGGACCAGGTCGTCGACATCAACCTCAATTCGGTGATGGACGCCGCGCGCGCCTTCCACCCCGCACTGGCGGATAGCAAGGGCACGATCATCATCGTCTCGTCGGTCGCCGCGTTCAAATCGACCATCGGCACGCCCGCCTATGCCGCCTCGAAAGCGGGCGCGGCGAGCCTCACCAAGACGCTGGGCGAGGCCTGGGCGCGCGACGGCATGAGGGTCAACGGCATCGCGCCGGGGCTGGTGCCGACCAAGCTCACCTCGGTCACCACCGACCACCCCGAGCGGCTCGAAGCCAGCCTCAGGAAAATCCCCCTGCGCCGCATGGGCACGCCTGAGGACATGGCCGGCGCCGCGCTGTTCCTCGCCTCGCCGCTTAGCGCCTACATCACCGGCCAGACGCTGGTGGTGGACGGGGGCTTGACGCTGTCCTGA
- a CDS encoding acyl-CoA dehydrogenase family protein encodes MLATAHRTAYNEDHEAFRNTVRKVFAEHLTPNLDQHEADGIVPRSVWKAVGEAGLLCPTVKEENGGLGLDFGFNCIVAEELSYLGSAAGFTLQSDITANYFERLGTPEQRQKYLPGMVSGDIITAIAMTEPGAGSDLQGIRTTARKEGNHLVINGSKTYITNGQNADCVIVVAKTDPEKGAKGISLVLVDADTPGFERGRNLDKIGQHSADTSELFFNDCRVPMTNILGAEGMGFVHLMEELPQERLSIAVGAQASAQRAFDEAVKFTKERAAFGKTVFEFQNTKFTLADLKAKLQVGWAHLDWAIRKHLAGELTTDEASAAKLWHTDLQWETCDVSLQLHGGAGYMNEYAIARLWRDARVTRIFGGTNEIMKEVISRSI; translated from the coding sequence ATGCTCGCGACCGCCCACCGCACCGCCTATAATGAAGACCACGAGGCCTTCCGCAACACCGTTCGCAAGGTCTTTGCCGAGCACCTCACGCCCAATCTCGACCAGCACGAAGCCGACGGGATCGTTCCGCGCTCGGTGTGGAAGGCGGTGGGCGAGGCGGGTCTCTTGTGCCCCACCGTCAAGGAGGAGAACGGGGGGCTCGGCCTCGATTTCGGGTTCAACTGCATTGTCGCCGAGGAACTGTCCTACCTCGGCTCGGCGGCGGGCTTCACGCTGCAATCGGACATCACGGCGAACTATTTCGAGCGCCTCGGCACCCCCGAACAGCGTCAGAAATACCTCCCCGGCATGGTCAGCGGCGACATCATCACCGCCATCGCCATGACCGAGCCGGGCGCAGGCTCCGACCTTCAGGGCATCCGCACCACGGCAAGGAAGGAAGGCAATCACCTCGTCATCAACGGCTCGAAGACCTACATCACCAACGGCCAGAATGCCGACTGCGTGATCGTGGTTGCCAAGACCGATCCCGAGAAGGGCGCCAAAGGCATTTCGCTGGTGCTGGTGGACGCCGACACCCCCGGCTTCGAGCGCGGGCGCAACCTCGACAAGATCGGGCAGCACTCTGCCGACACCTCGGAGCTGTTCTTCAACGATTGCCGCGTGCCGATGACCAATATCCTCGGCGCCGAGGGCATGGGCTTCGTGCACCTGATGGAGGAGCTGCCGCAGGAACGCCTCAGCATCGCGGTCGGCGCGCAGGCGTCGGCGCAGCGGGCCTTCGACGAGGCGGTGAAGTTCACCAAGGAACGCGCGGCCTTTGGCAAGACCGTGTTCGAGTTCCAGAACACCAAGTTCACCCTCGCGGACCTCAAGGCCAAGCTGCAGGTGGGCTGGGCGCACCTCGACTGGGCGATCCGAAAGCACCTTGCGGGTGAGCTCACCACCGACGAGGCGAGCGCGGCCAAGCTGTGGCACACCGATCTCCAGTGGGAAACCTGCGACGTTTCGCTGCAACTCCACGGCGGGGCGGGCTACATGAACGAGTATGCCATCGCCCGCCTGTGGCGCGACGCGCGCGTGACGCGGATCTTCGGCGGCACCAACGAGATCATGAAGGAAGTGATCTCGCGGAGCATCTGA
- a CDS encoding ferredoxin--NADP reductase, producing the protein MNQPIIDRDQFTESAALSVETITYVHHWTEGLFTLKMTRPASFRFRSGEFVMIGLPGDNGKPLLRAYSVASPSYAEELEFLSIKVQDGPLTSRLQHIQVGDPIYLGKKPTGTLVTDALLPGKRLFMLSTGTGLAPFMSLVRDPEVYQMFEEVIVVHSVRHVAELAYRELLESKLEGDPLLEDEDRARMIYVPTVTRESFRTQGRIQQLIDDGRLFEQSKGPQRFVPEEDRVMLCGSMAMIKDHAADLERRGFEEGANNKPGQFVIERAFVG; encoded by the coding sequence TTGAACCAGCCCATCATCGACCGCGACCAGTTCACCGAGAGCGCGGCGCTCTCCGTGGAAACGATCACCTACGTCCATCACTGGACCGAAGGGCTGTTCACGCTGAAGATGACGCGGCCCGCGAGCTTCCGCTTCCGTTCGGGCGAGTTCGTGATGATCGGTCTGCCCGGCGACAACGGCAAGCCCTTGCTGCGCGCCTATTCGGTCGCCTCGCCGTCCTATGCCGAGGAGCTGGAGTTCCTGTCGATCAAGGTGCAGGACGGCCCCCTGACCTCGCGCCTCCAGCACATCCAGGTGGGTGACCCCATCTACCTCGGCAAGAAGCCGACCGGCACGCTCGTCACCGACGCGCTGCTGCCGGGCAAGCGGCTGTTCATGCTCTCGACAGGCACCGGCCTTGCGCCCTTCATGAGCCTCGTGCGCGATCCCGAGGTCTACCAGATGTTCGAGGAAGTGATCGTCGTCCATTCGGTGCGCCACGTTGCCGAACTGGCATATCGCGAGCTGCTGGAGAGCAAGCTCGAAGGGGACCCGCTGCTCGAAGACGAAGACCGCGCGCGGATGATCTACGTGCCGACCGTGACCCGCGAGAGCTTCCGCACCCAGGGCCGCATCCAGCAGCTGATCGACGACGGGCGTCTGTTCGAACAGTCCAAGGGCCCGCAGCGCTTCGTGCCGGAAGAAGACCGGGTGATGCTGTGTGGCTCGATGGCGATGATCAAGGACCACGCCGCTGACTTGGAACGGCGCGGGTTCGAGGAGGGCGCGAACAACAAGCCGGGCCAGTTCGTGATCGAACGGGCGTTTGTGGGGTGA
- a CDS encoding Fe(3+) ABC transporter substrate-binding protein: MKPIFLAALASISFGTLAACAGEGGDAGEAVPITGEVNIYSSRHYDTDLALYEDFTRETGIKVNRIEADADALIERIGAEGEFSPADLLITVDAGRLWRAEEAGILAPVESAVLKERLPANLRHPQGLWFGLSTRARIIIYDKAKGAPEGLANYADLADPKFKGQICMRSSSNIYNISLLSSIIAHKGADAAEQWTKGVVANFKQPPQGNDTAMIEAVAAGQCRISVVNTYYLARYAGGDAGAKAIFDKVGVIFPDQAGTGTHVNVSGAGLIKTAPNRENAVKFLEYLTSESAQRYFADGNNEYPAAIGLKANSAVERLGSFKSDTLSVADIGKGQAEAVRIFDRAGWN, translated from the coding sequence ATGAAACCGATCTTCCTCGCCGCCCTTGCCAGTATCAGCTTCGGCACGCTCGCCGCCTGTGCCGGCGAGGGTGGGGACGCGGGCGAGGCGGTGCCGATCACCGGCGAAGTCAACATCTACTCCTCGCGCCACTACGACACCGATCTGGCGCTCTACGAGGACTTCACCCGCGAAACCGGCATCAAGGTCAACCGCATCGAGGCCGATGCCGACGCGCTGATCGAGCGGATCGGGGCCGAGGGCGAGTTCAGCCCGGCGGACCTGCTGATCACCGTGGATGCCGGCCGGCTGTGGCGCGCCGAGGAGGCGGGCATCCTCGCGCCGGTCGAGTCGGCGGTGCTCAAGGAGCGCCTGCCCGCCAACCTGCGCCACCCGCAGGGCCTGTGGTTCGGCCTCTCCACCCGCGCGCGGATCATCATCTACGACAAGGCCAAGGGCGCGCCCGAGGGCCTCGCCAACTACGCCGATCTCGCCGATCCGAAGTTCAAGGGCCAGATCTGCATGAGGTCGTCCTCGAACATCTACAACATCTCGCTGCTCTCCAGCATCATCGCCCACAAGGGCGCGGACGCGGCGGAGCAATGGACAAAGGGCGTCGTGGCCAACTTCAAGCAGCCGCCGCAGGGCAACGACACCGCGATGATCGAGGCGGTCGCGGCGGGGCAGTGCCGCATCTCCGTGGTCAACACCTATTACCTCGCGCGCTATGCTGGGGGCGATGCCGGGGCAAAGGCGATCTTCGACAAGGTCGGGGTGATCTTCCCCGACCAGGCGGGCACCGGGACGCACGTCAACGTCAGCGGCGCAGGGCTGATCAAGACCGCGCCCAACCGTGAGAATGCCGTCAAGTTCCTCGAGTACCTGACCTCCGAGAGCGCCCAGCGCTACTTCGCCGACGGCAACAACGAATACCCCGCGGCCATCGGCCTCAAGGCCAATTCGGCCGTGGAGCGGCTCGGCAGCTTCAAGTCGGACACGCTGAGCGTCGCCGACATCGGCAAGGGGCAGGCCGAGGCGGTGCGGATCTTCGACCGCGCCGGCTGGAATTGA
- a CDS encoding ABC transporter ATP-binding protein, with the protein MSLEFRHIAHAYGAVRALEDISFTAPTGEITCLLGASGCGKSTLLGLAAGLLRVQQGEVAVDGAVMADARRSPPPEARPVGLVFQDGALFPHMTLAANVAFGLPRARAGEADAWLARVGLAGMGARYPHELSGGQQQRAALARAMAPGPQVLLMDEPFASVDIVLRRALRRECRILLREAGTTVVLVTHDPAEALDIADRIAVMEAGRIVQFGTPPELHDAPATAAVGAIFGGAQVIAGRRAGEGLDTPFGLWPLASLAGEVPDEGALDLLVQADRLVPVADVRGCRVRDVHPLGARSRVLLEGAEGAGVTVETALPVDPAKTYSVVPDPGSVRAFARH; encoded by the coding sequence TTGAGCCTCGAATTTCGCCATATTGCCCATGCCTACGGTGCGGTGCGGGCGTTGGAGGACATCTCCTTCACCGCTCCGACGGGAGAGATCACCTGCCTGCTTGGCGCGTCGGGTTGCGGGAAGTCAACGCTTTTGGGGCTCGCTGCGGGCCTCCTGCGGGTGCAGCAGGGCGAGGTCGCGGTGGATGGCGCGGTGATGGCCGATGCGCGCCGCAGCCCGCCGCCCGAGGCGCGGCCCGTGGGGCTGGTGTTTCAGGACGGCGCGCTGTTCCCGCACATGACGCTGGCCGCCAATGTCGCCTTCGGCCTGCCCCGCGCACGGGCGGGCGAGGCCGATGCGTGGCTGGCGCGGGTCGGCCTTGCCGGCATGGGCGCACGCTATCCGCACGAGCTGTCGGGCGGCCAGCAGCAGCGCGCCGCGCTCGCAAGGGCGATGGCGCCGGGCCCGCAGGTGCTGCTGATGGACGAGCCTTTCGCCAGCGTCGACATCGTGCTGCGCCGGGCCCTGCGCCGCGAGTGCCGCATCCTGCTGCGCGAGGCGGGGACGACGGTGGTGCTGGTCACCCACGACCCGGCCGAGGCGCTCGACATCGCGGACCGGATCGCGGTGATGGAGGCAGGCCGCATCGTCCAGTTCGGCACCCCGCCCGAACTGCACGATGCCCCCGCCACCGCCGCCGTCGGCGCGATCTTCGGGGGCGCGCAGGTGATCGCAGGGCGACGCGCAGGCGAAGGGCTCGACACCCCCTTCGGCCTGTGGCCGCTGGCAAGCCTCGCGGGCGAGGTGCCCGATGAAGGCGCGCTCGATCTACTGGTGCAGGCCGACCGGCTGGTGCCGGTTGCCGATGTGCGCGGCTGCCGGGTGCGCGACGTCCACCCCCTCGGCGCGCGGTCGCGGGTGCTGCTCGAAGGTGCCGAGGGCGCGGGCGTGACGGTCGAGACCGCGCTGCCGGTCGATCCCGCGAAGACCTACAGCGTGGTCCCCGATCCCGGCAGCGTGCGCGCCTTTGCGCGGCATTAG
- a CDS encoding ABC transporter permease produces MSRLRQIAPDSASRAADGTGWTLAALAIAGLAGLPIAAVLWTALAGGGGAGSGETVGDLAATVLPTYIANTALLMLLAGGIAAVTGTGCAWLIAATRFPGRRVLGWALVLPLALPAYLAAYVYADILDYAGPVQSALRAATGWGVEDYAFPDIRSLGGGALVLGLVLYPYVYLLARTAFATQSLTQFRAARSLGAGPSRAFWRVALPAARPAIAGGLALVLMEVLADFGVAEYFAIPTFSTGIFRSWLAMGDKAAALKLAAVMLLFVIALVAWEARTRRGRSDSRDGLAARGVDAEPLVVLSPLGKGLALAACALPVLLGFVVPAAWLASLAMSETARAAAGDLPTYLRGSLWLGLATALLCLACALLLAFARARSASRAAAGAIRLATLGYALPGALLAVGLLAPLGGFDVSMARFARDSLGWSGGLLLTGTSAVLVYALSVRFLTVAYNTVSGGLARIPPSLDAAARSLGAGPSRVLARIYAPLLAPSLAGAAALVFIDTLRELPATLILRPFNLETLATRTYRLASDERLVEAAIPALILLAAGLLPVLVLNRLGKR; encoded by the coding sequence GTGAGCCGCCTTAGGCAAATTGCGCCCGACTCCGCAAGCAGGGCTGCGGATGGGACCGGCTGGACGCTCGCCGCACTGGCAATCGCGGGGCTCGCGGGTCTGCCGATCGCGGCGGTGCTGTGGACGGCGCTGGCGGGCGGCGGCGGCGCCGGATCGGGCGAGACGGTCGGCGATCTCGCGGCGACAGTCCTTCCAACCTACATCGCCAACACCGCCCTGCTGATGCTGCTGGCGGGCGGGATCGCGGCGGTGACCGGGACGGGCTGCGCCTGGCTGATCGCCGCGACGCGCTTTCCGGGGCGCCGGGTGCTGGGCTGGGCGCTGGTCCTGCCGCTGGCGCTGCCCGCCTATCTCGCCGCCTATGTCTATGCCGACATCCTCGATTACGCCGGGCCAGTGCAGAGCGCGCTGCGCGCCGCGACCGGCTGGGGGGTGGAAGACTATGCCTTCCCCGACATCCGCTCGCTGGGCGGGGGGGCGCTGGTGCTGGGGCTGGTGCTCTACCCCTATGTCTACCTGCTGGCGCGCACCGCCTTCGCCACCCAGAGCCTCACCCAGTTCCGCGCCGCGCGCAGCCTCGGCGCGGGCCCCTCGCGCGCCTTCTGGCGGGTCGCCCTGCCCGCCGCGCGACCCGCCATCGCGGGCGGCCTTGCGCTGGTGCTGATGGAGGTGCTCGCCGACTTCGGGGTGGCCGAGTATTTCGCCATTCCCACCTTCTCTACCGGCATCTTCAGGAGCTGGCTGGCGATGGGCGACAAGGCGGCTGCGCTGAAACTCGCGGCGGTGATGCTGCTTTTCGTGATCGCACTGGTCGCCTGGGAGGCCCGCACCCGGCGCGGGCGTAGCGACAGCCGCGACGGGCTCGCTGCGCGGGGCGTGGATGCGGAGCCGCTGGTCGTGCTGTCGCCGCTCGGCAAGGGGCTGGCGCTCGCCGCCTGCGCTCTGCCGGTGCTGCTCGGCTTCGTGGTGCCCGCCGCCTGGCTCGCCAGCCTCGCCATGAGCGAGACGGCGCGCGCCGCCGCCGGGGATCTCCCGACTTACCTCAGGGGGAGCCTGTGGCTGGGGCTCGCTACTGCGCTGCTGTGCCTTGCCTGCGCGCTCCTGCTCGCCTTCGCCCGCGCCCGCTCGGCATCGCGCGCAGCGGCGGGGGCGATCCGGCTGGCGACGCTCGGCTATGCTCTCCCCGGCGCGCTGCTCGCGGTCGGCCTGCTCGCGCCGCTGGGCGGGTTCGACGTGAGCATGGCCCGGTTCGCGCGGGACAGCCTGGGCTGGAGCGGAGGACTGCTGCTGACGGGCACAAGCGCCGTGCTGGTCTATGCCCTCTCGGTGCGGTTCCTGACGGTCGCCTACAATACCGTCAGCGGCGGCCTCGCCCGCATTCCCCCCAGCCTCGATGCCGCCGCAAGGAGCCTCGGCGCGGGCCCTTCGCGGGTGCTGGCGCGCATCTATGCCCCGCTCCTCGCCCCCAGCCTCGCGGGCGCTGCGGCGCTGGTGTTCATCGACACCCTGCGCGAGCTGCCCGCGACGCTGATCTTGCGCCCCTTCAATCTCGAGACCCTCGCCACCCGCACCTACCGCCTCGCCAGCGACGAGCGGCTGGTCGAGGCAGCGATCCCGGCTCTGATCCTGCTCGCGGCGGGCCTTCTGCCGGTTCTGGTGCTGAACCGGCTGGGGAAGCGGTAA
- the bchI gene encoding magnesium chelatase ATPase subunit I translates to MARFPFSAIVGQDEMKQALLIAAVDPSIGGVMVFGDRGTGKSTAARALAGLLPPIMAAEGCPYGCSKEDQARYSDVCGTGRMVKRPVPFVDMPLGATEDRVIGSLDLERALRSGEKAFEPGLLAKAHRGFLYIDEINLLEDHLVDLLLDVAASGENVVEREGLSVRHPAKFVLIGSGNPEEGELRPQLLDRFGLSVEVRTPKDIETRIAIMKLVAENEADPQGFAARWAEADEAILKRVAKGKARLPKLTPGEDVLRDAANLCLAVGADGLRGELTLMRAARALAALEGAKSVTRKHLVAIAPSALRHRLRRDVLDETGSTVRITRAIAELFG, encoded by the coding sequence ATGGCACGCTTTCCTTTCTCCGCAATCGTCGGTCAGGACGAGATGAAACAGGCGCTGCTGATCGCGGCGGTGGATCCGAGCATCGGCGGGGTGATGGTGTTCGGCGACCGCGGCACCGGCAAGAGCACCGCCGCCCGCGCCCTCGCCGGCCTGCTGCCGCCGATCATGGCGGCGGAGGGCTGCCCCTATGGCTGCTCGAAGGAAGACCAGGCGCGCTATTCCGATGTCTGCGGCACCGGCAGGATGGTCAAGCGTCCCGTCCCCTTCGTCGACATGCCGCTGGGGGCGACCGAGGACCGGGTGATCGGCAGCCTCGATCTCGAAAGGGCGCTGCGGTCGGGCGAGAAGGCGTTCGAGCCGGGGCTGTTGGCGAAGGCCCACCGCGGGTTCCTCTACATCGACGAGATCAACCTGCTCGAAGACCATCTGGTCGACCTGCTGCTCGACGTGGCGGCCTCGGGCGAGAACGTGGTCGAGCGCGAGGGGCTGTCGGTGCGCCACCCGGCCAAGTTCGTGCTGATCGGCAGCGGCAACCCGGAAGAGGGCGAACTGCGCCCGCAGCTGCTCGACCGCTTCGGCCTCTCGGTCGAGGTGCGCACCCCCAAGGACATCGAGACCCGCATCGCGATCATGAAGCTGGTCGCCGAGAACGAGGCCGACCCGCAAGGCTTCGCCGCGCGCTGGGCGGAGGCGGACGAGGCCATCCTCAAGCGCGTCGCCAAGGGCAAGGCGCGGCTTCCCAAGCTCACCCCCGGCGAGGACGTGCTGCGCGATGCTGCGAACCTGTGCCTTGCGGTGGGCGCGGACGGCTTGCGCGGCGAGCTTACCCTGATGCGCGCCGCCCGTGCGCTGGCAGCGTTGGAAGGCGCGAAGAGCGTCACCCGCAAGCACCTCGTCGCCATCGCGCCCTCTGCGCTCAGGCACCGGCTGCGCCGCGACGTGCTCGACGAGACCGGCTCCACCGTGCGCATCACCCGGGCGATTGCCGAGCTGTTCGGATGA
- a CDS encoding magnesium chelatase subunit D, which translates to MIAEPADPLDDAVLAARLFALAPATFKGLVLRGPGPAREALVAALAEAVPLRRLPGHVDDERLLGGIDLAASLAAGKPVRQTGLIEEARGRALIAGMAERMDTGVAGRLAQALDEGGTALVLLDDAAEPDEAPPASLTERLAFPCDLAASRRWQGVTLEPARGSLAAVRPLDEADLRALAATAEALGVDSLRALVFVAETARGLAALAGRSVTNTSDHAGAVRLVLAPRATRLPPQEAPEAPPEEPPPPDGSPDTESDNDRQQPEPDLSEILVEAARAAIPAGLLEQLAQGKAPRRASSSGTGQKRKAATRGKPLGARAGMPRGGAKLALIDSLRAAVPWQAVRRRETGADTAGPIIMRKEDLRIRRFEERAARVTIFAVDASGSAAAARLAEAKGAVELMLAQAYVTRSEVALVAFRGTSAELLLPPTRSLTRARRTLAELPGGGGTPLALGLNAAREVAEAVIARGRSAALVILTDGRANIAADGSPGRVQAAADAETAAKAIAARGIDALVVDISARPGPEGATLARALGGRFLALPRADARMLQAAINAVQPVGKAA; encoded by the coding sequence ATGATCGCGGAACCCGCCGATCCGCTCGACGATGCGGTGCTGGCGGCGCGGCTCTTCGCTCTGGCCCCCGCGACCTTCAAGGGCCTTGTCCTGCGCGGCCCCGGCCCGGCACGCGAGGCGCTGGTCGCCGCCCTCGCCGAGGCCGTGCCCCTGCGCCGCCTGCCCGGCCATGTCGACGACGAGCGGCTGCTGGGGGGGATCGATCTTGCCGCCAGCCTCGCGGCCGGAAAGCCGGTCCGCCAGACCGGCCTGATCGAGGAAGCGCGCGGCAGGGCGCTTATCGCCGGAATGGCCGAGCGGATGGACACAGGCGTTGCCGGCCGGCTCGCCCAGGCGCTCGACGAAGGCGGGACGGCGCTGGTCCTGCTCGACGATGCCGCCGAGCCCGACGAGGCGCCCCCGGCGAGCCTCACCGAACGGCTCGCCTTCCCCTGCGACCTTGCCGCCTCGCGCCGCTGGCAGGGGGTGACGCTGGAGCCTGCCCGGGGGAGCCTCGCGGCGGTAAGGCCGCTCGATGAGGCCGACCTCAGGGCGCTGGCGGCGACCGCCGAGGCGCTGGGGGTCGACAGCCTGCGCGCCCTTGTGTTCGTTGCCGAGACGGCGCGGGGGCTGGCAGCGCTGGCGGGGCGCTCGGTTACGAACACATCCGATCATGCGGGGGCGGTGCGGCTTGTTCTTGCCCCGCGCGCCACCCGCCTCCCCCCGCAGGAGGCCCCCGAGGCCCCGCCCGAGGAGCCCCCGCCCCCTGATGGATCGCCCGATACGGAATCCGACAACGACCGCCAGCAGCCCGAGCCCGACCTCTCCGAAATCCTCGTCGAGGCCGCCCGCGCGGCGATCCCTGCCGGGCTGCTCGAGCAACTCGCGCAAGGCAAAGCCCCGCGCCGCGCCTCATCGAGCGGGACCGGGCAGAAGCGCAAGGCGGCGACGCGCGGCAAGCCGCTCGGCGCGCGGGCCGGGATGCCGCGCGGGGGCGCGAAGCTGGCGCTGATCGACAGCTTGCGCGCCGCCGTCCCGTGGCAGGCCGTCAGGCGGCGCGAGACCGGCGCGGACACCGCCGGCCCGATCATCATGCGCAAGGAAGACCTGCGCATCCGCCGCTTCGAGGAGCGCGCGGCCCGCGTGACGATCTTCGCGGTCGACGCCAGCGGCTCGGCGGCGGCGGCGCGGCTGGCCGAGGCCAAGGGCGCGGTCGAGCTGATGCTGGCGCAGGCCTATGTAACCCGCTCGGAGGTCGCACTCGTGGCCTTCCGGGGCACGAGTGCCGAGCTGCTCCTGCCCCCCACACGCTCGCTCACCCGCGCCCGGCGCACGCTGGCGGAACTGCCAGGCGGGGGCGGAACGCCGCTCGCGCTGGGCCTGAACGCCGCGCGCGAGGTGGCCGAAGCGGTGATCGCCCGCGGGCGCAGCGCCGCCCTGGTGATCCTGACCGACGGCCGCGCCAACATCGCCGCCGACGGCTCGCCCGGTCGCGTGCAGGCTGCCGCCGATGCCGAGACCGCCGCCAAGGCCATCGCGGCGCGCGGGATCGACGCGCTGGTGGTCGACATCTCCGCCCGCCCCGGCCCGGAAGGCGCGACCCTCGCCAGGGCGCTCGGCGGCCGCTTCCTCGCCCTGCCCCGCGCCGATGCGCGGATGCTGCAGGCGGCGATCAACGCCGTCCAGCCGGTCGGCAAGGCGGCATGA
- the bchO gene encoding alpha/beta fold hydrolase BchO: protein MSALDWNAEGLIWPHREASSFVEVGRTRWHVQRMGSGPPLLLLHGTGASVHSWRGLMPLLASDYTVIAPDLPRHAFTTGHDAYAMSLPAMAREVAGLLKALEIAPEAIVGHSAGTAIALQLGLDHGYGGPIVGLSAALRPFPGPFAQIFPAVAKALFINPLVPRIFAGTVDLTGGAGRFLWRSTHSRIDPAGLACYRTLLKHPGHAGGALAMMANWDLPALRERMGDVRNPVLLVHGANDPAIPPDWARDAAGWLPDARLELLPGLGHLAHEEAPGEAAARIAAFLAEQG, encoded by the coding sequence ATGAGCGCGCTCGACTGGAATGCCGAGGGCCTGATCTGGCCGCACCGCGAGGCGAGTTCCTTCGTCGAGGTGGGGCGCACCCGCTGGCACGTGCAGCGCATGGGATCCGGCCCGCCGCTGCTGTTGCTCCACGGCACGGGCGCATCGGTGCATTCGTGGCGCGGGCTGATGCCGCTGCTGGCGTCGGATTACACCGTGATCGCCCCCGATCTGCCCCGCCACGCCTTCACCACCGGCCACGATGCCTATGCCATGAGCCTGCCCGCGATGGCGCGCGAGGTCGCGGGGCTGCTGAAGGCGCTGGAGATCGCGCCCGAGGCCATCGTCGGCCATTCGGCGGGGACGGCGATCGCGCTCCAGCTCGGGCTCGATCACGGCTATGGCGGGCCGATCGTCGGCCTCAGCGCGGCGCTGCGGCCCTTCCCCGGACCCTTCGCCCAGATCTTCCCCGCCGTCGCCAAGGCGCTGTTCATCAACCCGCTGGTGCCGCGCATCTTTGCCGGCACGGTCGATCTGACCGGCGGCGCGGGGCGGTTCCTGTGGCGCTCGACCCATTCGCGGATCGATCCGGCGGGGCTGGCCTGTTACCGCACCCTGCTCAAGCACCCCGGCCATGCTGGCGGGGCGCTGGCGATGATGGCGAACTGGGACCTGCCCGCCCTGCGCGAACGGATGGGAGACGTCCGCAATCCCGTGCTGCTGGTGCACGGCGCCAACGACCCTGCGATCCCGCCCGACTGGGCGCGCGATGCCGCCGGCTGGCTGCCCGATGCCCGGCTGGAACTTCTCCCCGGCCTCGGCCATTTGGCTCACGAGGAAGCCCCCGGCGAGGCCGCAGCCCGGATCGCCGCCTTCCTCGCGGAGCAAGGTTAG